The following are from one region of the Chromobacterium phragmitis genome:
- a CDS encoding GNAT family N-acetyltransferase yields the protein MRAFPASMPWALEEPSIETSESFCRQSRVDYLARKGLPMLLFLKDGGHFVGACGLHQLSWRHRQAHIGYWAHRDWQGRGLIGEAARAVCDFARQELGLRRIACLADAQNLASRRVAERAGFALEGIMRNERIAPDGFPRDTALYALIN from the coding sequence CTGCGCGCCTTCCCCGCCTCCATGCCGTGGGCGCTGGAGGAGCCATCGATCGAGACCTCCGAATCCTTTTGCCGCCAGAGCCGCGTCGACTACCTGGCCCGCAAAGGGCTTCCCATGCTGCTGTTCTTGAAGGACGGCGGCCATTTCGTCGGCGCCTGCGGCCTGCACCAGCTCTCGTGGCGGCACCGGCAGGCGCACATCGGCTACTGGGCCCATCGCGACTGGCAGGGACGGGGCCTGATCGGCGAGGCCGCGCGCGCGGTATGCGATTTCGCCCGCCAAGAACTCGGCTTGCGCCGCATCGCCTGCCTGGCCGACGCGCAAAACCTGGCCAGCCGCCGGGTGGCCGAACGCGCCGGCTTCGCGCTGGAAGGCATCATGCGCAATGAGCGCATCGCGCCGGACGGCTTCCCGCGCGATACCGCGCTATACGCCCTGATCAACTAA
- a CDS encoding alpha/beta fold hydrolase, whose amino-acid sequence MKSHQLSQPAAHLRYHDIPGHGAPLIMLHGLGCASSFDYPRLLSEPGLAGRRALLVDLLGFGFSDKPDDFNYAPDAQARTLAEWIARLELREFDLFGHSMGGSIAIELATLLPEQVRRLVLAEPNLDSGGGVYSRALAVQDERDYIVCGHADIVAAFRGHNPAWAGSMAVASPLAVHRAAKGLIQGGAVSWREQLLALAMPRCVIFGERSLPDPDADGLPKHAIATRIVADAGHSLAWDNPAGLAAAIAASLD is encoded by the coding sequence ATGAAATCTCATCAACTCAGCCAACCCGCCGCCCACCTGCGCTATCACGACATTCCCGGCCACGGCGCGCCGCTGATCATGCTGCATGGCCTGGGCTGCGCCTCCTCATTCGACTATCCGCGCCTGCTGTCCGAACCCGGCCTGGCCGGCCGGCGCGCCTTGCTCGTCGACCTGCTGGGCTTCGGCTTCAGCGATAAGCCCGATGATTTCAACTACGCGCCGGATGCCCAGGCGCGAACGCTGGCGGAGTGGATCGCGCGGCTGGAGCTGCGCGAATTCGACCTGTTCGGCCACAGCATGGGCGGCAGCATCGCCATCGAGCTCGCGACGCTGCTTCCGGAGCAGGTCCGGCGCCTGGTATTGGCCGAACCCAATCTGGACAGCGGCGGCGGCGTTTACAGCCGCGCGCTGGCCGTCCAGGATGAGCGGGATTATATCGTCTGCGGGCACGCCGACATCGTCGCCGCCTTCCGCGGCCACAATCCAGCCTGGGCTGGCAGCATGGCCGTCGCCTCGCCGCTCGCCGTGCACCGGGCCGCCAAAGGGCTGATCCAAGGCGGCGCCGTCAGCTGGCGCGAACAACTGCTGGCGCTGGCCATGCCGCGCTGCGTGATTTTCGGCGAGCGCTCGCTGCCGGACCCGGACGCCGATGGCTTGCCCAAACACGCCATCGCCACCCGCATCGTCGCCGATGCAGGCCATTCGCTGGCGTGGGACAATCCGGCCGGACTGGCGGCGGCGATTGCGGCGTCGCTCGATTAG
- a CDS encoding MaoC family dehydratase — MLYFEDLQPGQRFLSAGYTLSEEEIISFARQFDPQPFHTDPETARQTFFNGLAASGWHTSSLSMRLVAESELGRAANGLIGMQIDKMRWPQPTRAGDTLRVEVEVLEKRRSGSQPGFGVVKVKWTTRNQDDAIAMQLECAIWLQCRSSLPTETQPAAAARHERRAIQTQNG; from the coding sequence ATGCTCTACTTCGAAGACCTGCAGCCAGGCCAGCGTTTTCTCAGCGCCGGCTACACGCTGAGCGAAGAAGAAATCATCTCCTTCGCCCGCCAGTTCGACCCGCAGCCTTTCCACACCGATCCGGAAACGGCGCGGCAAACCTTCTTCAACGGACTGGCCGCCAGCGGCTGGCACACCAGCAGCCTGTCGATGAGACTGGTGGCGGAGTCCGAACTGGGGCGCGCGGCCAATGGCCTGATCGGCATGCAGATCGACAAGATGCGCTGGCCGCAGCCGACACGCGCCGGCGACACGCTGCGAGTGGAAGTGGAAGTGCTGGAAAAGCGCCGTTCTGGCAGCCAGCCCGGATTCGGCGTAGTCAAGGTGAAATGGACCACCCGCAATCAGGACGATGCGATAGCGATGCAGCTGGAATGCGCGATCTGGCTGCAATGCCGCTCCTCGCTGCCAACCGAAACCCAACCCGCCGCCGCGGCTCGGCATGAACGCCGAGCCATTCAGACGCAAAACGGCTGA
- a CDS encoding substrate-binding periplasmic protein: protein MPRIGCWLLGAAIGMAGAACLAAALQLGTDEWAPYETVNEQQAPGFSVEVIRRVFDLMGQPVEIRQYPWARAQSMAYSGQNDGLFSAFRNAEREAHCYYPDEPLAQDRWLLFVRRDNLNRLAYHSLADLKGRLVGVVRGAAVSPDFWAAVRRDNDYEEAVDDDANFRKLLAGRVDYVVASQANGAQERFRIPGGEQIAALPGAVLKEDALYLIFSRRTVSPKTVAAFSRTLRQFKQSGEYRAIFQRYFPGMGDGVGGK from the coding sequence ATGCCGCGTATTGGATGCTGGCTGTTGGGCGCTGCGATCGGCATGGCCGGGGCGGCCTGCTTGGCCGCCGCCTTGCAGCTGGGCACCGATGAGTGGGCGCCTTATGAGACGGTCAACGAGCAGCAGGCTCCGGGTTTTAGCGTCGAGGTGATCAGGCGCGTTTTCGATCTGATGGGGCAGCCGGTGGAGATCCGCCAGTATCCTTGGGCGCGAGCGCAAAGCATGGCCTACTCCGGACAGAACGATGGCTTGTTTTCGGCCTTTCGGAACGCGGAGCGAGAGGCGCATTGCTATTATCCGGACGAACCATTGGCGCAGGATCGCTGGCTGTTGTTCGTGCGGCGCGACAATCTGAATCGGCTGGCTTACCACTCATTGGCTGATCTGAAGGGACGCCTGGTGGGCGTGGTGCGCGGCGCGGCGGTCTCCCCCGACTTCTGGGCCGCGGTGAGGCGCGACAACGACTATGAGGAAGCGGTGGACGACGACGCCAACTTCCGCAAGCTGCTGGCGGGCCGCGTCGATTATGTCGTGGCCAGCCAGGCCAACGGCGCGCAGGAGCGTTTCAGGATTCCCGGCGGCGAGCAGATCGCGGCGTTGCCGGGCGCGGTGCTGAAGGAGGACGCGTTATACCTGATCTTCAGCAGGCGCACGGTCAGCCCCAAGACAGTGGCGGCGTTCTCCCGGACTCTGCGCCAGTTCAAGCAGAGCGGAGAGTACCGCGCGATCTTTCAGCGCTACTTTCCCGGCATGGGCGATGGAGTCGGCGGCAAATAG
- a CDS encoding GMP reductase, giving the protein MIKTELNYGDVYLVPKKTVVDSRKECDTSVQFGPRRFAMPVYPSNMKSVVSAETCELFAREGWFYTLHRFNVDAVAFTRYMQEQGLFASISVGVNDDTYEQLDALKAAGLSPEYMTLDIANAWCVKAERMIKHIKQHFPNTFLIGGNVATAEAARDLEIWGCDAIKAGIAGGRVCITKNKTGFHRPMVSTVRDCVGAVSIPVIADGGIVEHGDIAKALVCGATMVMAGSLFAGYDESAGDIVEIAGKHYKEYFGSASQFNKGAYVNVEGKKILVEYKGSIPKLLRELQEDLQSSVSYAGGSALAALRDVEMIQVYR; this is encoded by the coding sequence ATGATCAAGACCGAACTCAACTACGGCGACGTATATCTGGTGCCGAAGAAAACCGTGGTGGACAGCCGCAAGGAGTGCGACACCTCTGTGCAATTCGGCCCGCGCCGCTTCGCGATGCCGGTCTACCCGTCCAATATGAAGTCGGTGGTGTCGGCCGAGACCTGCGAGCTGTTCGCCCGCGAAGGCTGGTTCTACACGCTGCACCGCTTCAATGTCGACGCGGTCGCCTTCACCCGCTACATGCAGGAGCAAGGTCTGTTCGCGTCGATCAGCGTCGGCGTCAACGACGACACCTACGAGCAGCTGGACGCGCTGAAAGCCGCCGGCCTAAGTCCCGAATACATGACGCTGGACATCGCCAACGCCTGGTGCGTGAAGGCGGAGCGCATGATCAAGCACATCAAGCAGCATTTCCCGAATACCTTCCTGATCGGCGGCAACGTCGCCACCGCCGAGGCCGCGCGCGACCTGGAAATCTGGGGCTGCGACGCGATCAAGGCTGGCATCGCCGGCGGCCGAGTCTGCATCACCAAGAACAAGACCGGCTTCCACCGTCCGATGGTCTCCACCGTGCGCGACTGTGTGGGCGCGGTGAGCATTCCGGTGATCGCCGACGGCGGCATCGTTGAGCACGGCGATATCGCCAAGGCGCTGGTCTGCGGCGCGACCATGGTGATGGCGGGTTCGCTGTTCGCCGGCTACGACGAATCGGCCGGCGACATCGTAGAAATCGCCGGCAAGCACTACAAGGAATACTTCGGCAGCGCCTCGCAGTTCAACAAGGGCGCCTATGTCAACGTCGAAGGCAAGAAGATCCTGGTCGAATACAAGGGCAGCATTCCCAAGCTGCTGCGCGAACTGCAGGAAGACTTGCAGTCCTCGGTCAGCTACGCAGGCGGCAGCGCGCTGGCCGCGCTGCGCGATGTCGAGATGATCCAGGTCTACCGCTGA
- a CDS encoding ParA family protein gives MRSVLIANPKGGSGKSTLATNLAAYFAARGKKVMLGDVDRQQTSLHWLARRDHALPGISGWEVAPNEPRRPPRGTEVVVLDSPASLHGKKLTSLLSQVGHVIVPIQPSPFDMWASEAFFEQMLEEKAIRKNKAYMAVVGMRVDPRTRSARELEQFLARHDVPVLSWLRDTQLYVQAASAGMSLFDLPVSRTGRDREAWLPILHWLGEDPAAWCDK, from the coding sequence GTGAGGTCGGTACTGATAGCGAATCCCAAGGGGGGCAGCGGCAAGTCGACGCTGGCCACCAATCTGGCCGCTTATTTTGCAGCCCGTGGCAAGAAGGTGATGTTGGGGGATGTCGACCGCCAGCAGACCTCCTTGCACTGGCTGGCCCGGCGCGATCACGCTTTGCCCGGCATTTCTGGCTGGGAAGTGGCGCCCAACGAGCCCAGGCGCCCGCCGCGCGGCACCGAGGTGGTGGTGCTGGACAGTCCGGCCAGCCTGCACGGCAAGAAGCTGACCTCGCTGCTGTCGCAAGTGGGGCACGTGATCGTGCCGATTCAGCCTTCGCCGTTCGACATGTGGGCCAGCGAGGCCTTTTTCGAGCAGATGCTGGAGGAAAAGGCCATCCGCAAGAACAAGGCCTATATGGCGGTGGTGGGCATGCGGGTGGATCCGCGCACCCGTTCGGCGCGAGAGCTGGAACAATTCCTGGCGCGGCACGACGTGCCGGTGCTTAGCTGGCTGCGGGATACCCAGCTTTACGTGCAGGCGGCTTCGGCGGGGATGTCCTTGTTCGACCTGCCGGTGTCGCGAACCGGGCGGGATCGCGAAGCTTGGCTGCCCATTTTGCATTGGCTGGGAGAAGACCCGGCGGCCTGGTGCGACAAATAG